A stretch of [Clostridium] innocuum DNA encodes these proteins:
- the msrA gene encoding peptide-methionine (S)-S-oxide reductase MsrA — MKEIYLAGGCFWGMQAYFEQLQGIVATEVGYANGHVENPTYEMVCGGTTGYAEALHIQYDASVITLRFLLSLYYDVIDPTSYHRQGNDIGEQYRTGIYYVDEADQPVIEASLQELAKCYEEPIVVEMKPLTSFCSAEEYHQEYLKKNPGGYCHISREKIQTVKDRKLG, encoded by the coding sequence ATGAAAGAAATCTATCTGGCAGGCGGCTGCTTCTGGGGAATGCAGGCATATTTTGAACAGCTGCAAGGTATCGTGGCAACAGAGGTCGGCTATGCGAACGGACATGTGGAAAACCCAACCTACGAAATGGTTTGCGGCGGTACTACCGGGTATGCAGAAGCCCTGCATATTCAATATGATGCATCCGTGATTACATTGCGCTTCCTGTTATCCTTATACTATGATGTCATTGATCCGACCAGCTATCATCGTCAGGGAAATGATATCGGGGAACAATATCGAACAGGTATTTACTATGTGGATGAAGCAGATCAGCCGGTTATCGAGGCTTCCCTGCAGGAGCTGGCAAAATGTTATGAGGAACCGATTGTTGTAGAAATGAAGCCATTGACGAGCTTCTGTTCTGCGGAGGAGTATCATCAGGAATATCTCAAAAAAAATCCAGGCGGATATTGCCATATATCCAGGGAAAAAATACAGACAGTAA